One Mauremys reevesii isolate NIE-2019 linkage group 5, ASM1616193v1, whole genome shotgun sequence genomic window carries:
- the SPP1 gene encoding osteopontin, protein MKIAVLCLCLISIAFALPVNKLKRPAISESSEENHDSRNHNSHRHHHQHVHTQSRVRPAQTQELLVPPQQDCFSSDESVEDTEQQSLPEPASVSNEDDGDHDDNDSNDTDESDEDSVTNVPTDAPVTTSLTPALPTRGDNSGRGDSVDYRVRTKEKLAGVYRKEKPSKLYKAAGKFIIHEVTEEDDSKPDTESQQVDSSEAQLAALRLPGKSDISVELDDKSNVQDSNEVNSRSHYQSMENDSQQQLDSVEADSDNSKPDVTEDSHMSNETEDLQQVDGIPEVNDSNQTSESTEDTQDHKSIEDNEVTL, encoded by the exons ATGAAGATTGCAGTGCTTTGTTTGTGCCTCATCAGCATCGCCTTTGCATTACCA GTGAATAAATTGAAGCGTCCTGCCATCTCAGAGAGCTCTGAAGAAAACCAT GATTCCAGGAACCATAATTCTCACAGACATCACCACCAGCATGTGCATACACAATCACGTGTGAGACCAGCACAAACACAAGAACTTCTGGTACCACCTCAGCAG GACTGTTTTTCTTCAGACGAAAGTGTTGAGGACACCGAGCAGCAG AGCCTGCCTGAGCCAGCAAGTGTAAGTAACGAAGATGATGGTGATCATGATGATAATGATTCCAATGACACGGATGAATCAGATGAGGATAGTGTCACCAATGTTCCCACTGATGCCCCAGTAACTACATCTTTAACTCCTGCCCTCCCCACAAGAGGAGATAATTCAGGCAGAGGAGACAGCGTGGACTACAGAGTGAGGACAAAAGAAAAGTTGGCAGGCGTATACCGTAAGGAGAAGCCTAGCAAGCTCTACAAAGCTGCAGGAAAG TTCATCATACATGAGGTCACAGAGGAGGATGACAGCAAACCAGACACAGAAAGCCAGCAGGTGGATTCCTCCGAAGCCCAACTTGCTGCACTCCGCTTGCCAGGGAAATCTGACATTAGCGTGGAACTGGATGACAAAAGTAACGTGCAGGACAGCAATGAAGTCAACAGCAGGTCGCACTATCAGAGCATGGAAAACGACAGCCAACAGCAGCTTGACAGTGTGGAGGCAGACAGCGACAACAGCAAACCTGATGTCACAGAAGACAGTCACATGAGCAATGAAACTGAGGACCTGCAACAGGTTGATGGTATCCCTGAAGTCAATGATAGCAATCAAACTTCTGAGAGCACTGAAGACACTCAAGACCATAAGAGCATTGAAGACAATGAAGTCActctttaa